One Rhizobiales bacterium GAS188 DNA window includes the following coding sequences:
- a CDS encoding Multidrug efflux pump subunit AcrB, translated as MRDTHGTHVDDHTRHDESAVSRFNLSAWAVAHRPLALFFAIALALGGAFAYTRLGRAEDPNFTIKVANITAIWPGATSREMQDQVADPIEKKLQELAYFDRGRTYVTPGFMALQLSFRDYAPPNAVPELFYQLRKKLSDIRSDLPASLIGPNVNDEFGDVDSLLFMLTGKGASYRQLKDAAEDMKKALLRVPNVTKVNIYGAQDQTIFVDFDTAKLASLGVAPQTVFDSLSKQNAVAAAGTFETEGQHIPLRVTGALDGVDAVKETPVSANGVTFRLGDIANVTAGYADPPSFVVRQNGVPALGVGVVMAKGTNILSFGKDVQAALATHVATIPLGIDVTQIADQPKVVDNAVFEFLRSFAEAVIIVLGVSFLSLGWRTGIVVATSVPLVLAVVTLVMSALAMDLNRITLGALIIALGLLVDDAIIAVEMMVVKMEQGWPRAKAAGYAWTSTAFPMLTGTLVTAIGFVPIGFAVSAVGEYAGGIFWVVAIALLASWVVAVLFTPLFGVMLLPDHKKAGHAHANPDAVYDTRFYNLLRRVVRFCVRRRVTVTAATLGLFVGAVIAFGHVQQQFFPISDRPELFFEIRMPAGTSIGATQAAAREGEKIIAGDPDIGSYTTYVGQGSPRFWLGLNPQLPDTSYAQIVILPPDVEARERVKTRIEEALARGALSGARVRVTRFNFGPPVDYPVEFRVVGTDPLRLRKIANQLREVMLADPRIVDPNLQWNEREPSLRLVVDQDRARALGLTPQDVAQTLQLLVNGSTITTIRDGTEKIAVVARAGSAERLDPAKVADLTILARDGRAVPVAQIAHIERSSEEPLIWRWNRDMELAVRSETIDGVQPPDVTNALLPKLKPIIDALPAGYRIDTGGAVEESGKANASIFKLFPLMFVLMLTVLMVQLQSFSRLLLVFLTAPLGIIGASLALNVAGRPFGFVALLGLIALAGMIMRNAVILVDQIEADVASGRHTRREAIVEATVRRARPVLLTAFAAILAMIPLSESAFWGPMATTIMGGLFVATFLTLLFLPALYSLWFRRSLDVRAEAPADARASEPLFAPSPALAEMKIAAE; from the coding sequence ATGCGCGACACGCACGGGACACATGTGGACGATCACACGCGGCATGACGAGAGCGCGGTTTCGCGCTTCAACCTGTCTGCCTGGGCGGTCGCGCATCGCCCGCTCGCCCTGTTCTTCGCCATTGCGCTCGCGCTCGGCGGTGCCTTTGCCTATACTCGGCTCGGCCGCGCCGAGGATCCGAACTTCACCATCAAGGTCGCGAACATCACGGCGATCTGGCCGGGCGCCACCTCGCGCGAGATGCAAGACCAAGTCGCCGATCCGATCGAGAAGAAGCTGCAGGAGCTCGCCTATTTCGACCGGGGCCGCACCTATGTGACGCCTGGCTTCATGGCCTTGCAGCTCTCCTTCCGCGACTATGCGCCACCGAACGCCGTTCCCGAGCTCTTCTATCAGCTGCGCAAGAAGCTCTCCGACATCAGGAGCGATCTGCCGGCAAGCCTCATCGGGCCGAACGTCAATGACGAGTTCGGCGATGTCGACAGCCTGCTCTTCATGCTCACCGGCAAGGGCGCGTCCTACCGCCAGCTGAAGGATGCGGCCGAGGACATGAAGAAGGCGCTGTTGCGCGTCCCGAACGTCACCAAGGTCAATATCTACGGGGCCCAGGACCAGACCATCTTCGTCGATTTCGACACGGCCAAGCTCGCAAGTCTGGGCGTCGCGCCGCAGACCGTCTTCGACAGCCTGTCGAAGCAGAACGCCGTGGCGGCGGCCGGCACCTTCGAGACCGAAGGCCAGCACATCCCGCTGCGGGTCACGGGCGCGCTCGACGGGGTCGACGCCGTCAAGGAGACGCCGGTCTCGGCCAATGGCGTGACCTTCCGCCTCGGCGACATCGCCAATGTCACGGCCGGCTATGCGGATCCGCCGAGCTTCGTGGTGCGCCAGAACGGGGTGCCGGCGCTCGGCGTCGGCGTCGTCATGGCGAAGGGCACCAATATCCTCAGCTTCGGCAAGGACGTGCAGGCGGCGCTCGCCACCCATGTCGCCACCATTCCGCTCGGCATCGACGTCACCCAGATCGCCGACCAGCCGAAGGTCGTCGACAACGCAGTCTTCGAATTCCTGCGCTCCTTCGCGGAGGCCGTCATCATCGTGCTCGGCGTGAGCTTCCTGTCGCTCGGCTGGCGCACCGGCATCGTGGTGGCGACCTCGGTGCCGCTGGTGCTCGCGGTCGTGACCTTGGTCATGAGCGCGCTCGCCATGGATCTCAACCGCATCACGCTCGGCGCGCTGATCATCGCGCTCGGCCTTCTGGTCGACGATGCCATCATCGCGGTCGAGATGATGGTGGTGAAGATGGAGCAGGGCTGGCCGCGCGCCAAGGCTGCGGGCTATGCCTGGACCTCGACCGCCTTCCCGATGCTGACCGGCACGCTGGTCACCGCCATCGGCTTCGTGCCGATCGGCTTTGCGGTCTCGGCGGTCGGCGAATATGCGGGCGGCATCTTCTGGGTGGTGGCGATCGCGCTGCTCGCCTCCTGGGTGGTGGCGGTGCTGTTCACGCCGCTCTTCGGCGTGATGCTCCTGCCGGATCATAAGAAGGCCGGGCACGCGCATGCCAATCCCGACGCCGTCTACGATACGCGCTTCTACAATCTCCTGCGCCGCGTGGTGCGTTTCTGCGTGCGCCGCCGCGTCACCGTGACGGCGGCGACGCTTGGCCTGTTCGTCGGCGCCGTCATCGCCTTCGGCCATGTGCAGCAGCAATTCTTCCCGATCTCGGACCGCCCCGAGCTGTTCTTCGAGATCCGCATGCCGGCCGGCACCTCGATCGGAGCCACGCAGGCTGCGGCGCGCGAGGGCGAGAAGATCATCGCCGGCGATCCCGATATCGGCTCCTACACGACTTATGTCGGCCAAGGCTCGCCGCGCTTCTGGCTCGGCCTCAATCCGCAGCTGCCCGACACCTCCTATGCGCAGATCGTCATCCTGCCGCCCGATGTCGAGGCGCGCGAACGCGTCAAGACGCGCATCGAGGAGGCTCTCGCCAGGGGTGCGCTATCGGGCGCGCGGGTGCGCGTCACCCGCTTCAATTTCGGGCCCCCCGTCGATTATCCGGTCGAGTTCCGCGTGGTCGGCACCGATCCGTTGCGGTTGCGCAAGATCGCCAATCAGCTGCGCGAGGTGATGCTCGCCGATCCGCGCATCGTCGACCCCAACCTGCAATGGAACGAGCGCGAGCCGTCCTTGCGCCTGGTGGTCGATCAGGACCGGGCGCGCGCGCTCGGCCTCACTCCGCAGGACGTGGCGCAGACGCTGCAGCTCCTGGTCAACGGCTCGACCATCACCACCATCCGCGATGGCACCGAGAAGATCGCGGTGGTGGCGCGCGCCGGCAGCGCCGAGCGTCTCGACCCGGCCAAGGTCGCCGACCTCACCATCCTGGCGCGCGACGGCCGCGCCGTGCCGGTAGCCCAGATCGCCCATATCGAGCGCTCATCGGAGGAGCCGCTGATCTGGCGCTGGAACCGCGACATGGAGCTCGCGGTTCGCTCCGAGACCATCGACGGCGTGCAGCCGCCTGACGTGACCAACGCCCTGTTGCCGAAGCTCAAGCCGATCATCGACGCGCTGCCGGCCGGCTATCGCATCGACACGGGCGGAGCGGTCGAGGAATCCGGCAAGGCCAACGCCTCGATCTTCAAGCTCTTCCCGCTGATGTTCGTGCTGATGCTGACCGTGCTGATGGTGCAGCTGCAGAGCTTTTCGCGCCTGCTGCTCGTCTTCCTCACAGCGCCGCTCGGCATCATCGGCGCCTCGCTCGCCCTGAACGTCGCGGGGCGGCCCTTCGGCTTCGTGGCGCTGCTCGGCCTGATCGCGCTCGCCGGCATGATCATGCGCAACGCCGTCATCCTGGTCGATCAGATCGAGGCCGATGTGGCGTCGGGGCGCCATACGCGCCGCGAGGCGATCGTCGAGGCCACGGTGCGCCGGGCGCGTCCAGTGCTGCTGACGGCCTTCGCGGCCATCCTGGCCATGATCCCGCTCTCGGAGAGCGCCTTCTGGGGGCCGATGGCGACCACCATCATGGGCGGCCTGTTCGTCGCGACCTTCCTGACCTTGCTGTTCCTGCCGGCGCTCTATTCGCTATGGTTCCGCAGGAGCCTCGATGTCCGGGCCGAGGCGCCTGCCGATGCCCGGGCGAGCGAGCCGCTATTCGCCCCTTCGCCAGCGCTCGCCGAGATGAAGATCGCGGCGGAGTAG
- a CDS encoding dihydroxyacid dehydratase, whose protein sequence is MTRPIESLRSQRWFAADDFRAFGHRQRAQQMGLRREEFMGRPVVAILNTWSDLSPCHAHLRERGEAVKRGVLQAGGFPFELPAMSLGEVLVKPTTMIYRNFLAMEAEELLRSLPVDGAVLLGGCDKTTPGLVMGALSMDIPAIFVPAGPMLNDHYKGNRVGAGTHSRKYWDEYQAGNIDKAEWTRLEQRMTRAPGTCNTMGTASTMTNIVEAMGLSFPGAAAIPAMDSGNARMASASGARMVEMIREDLKPSIIVTKAAVMNGVAAYLALGGSTNAAIHLIAMAGRAGIALTLDELDAMARKVPVLVNLFPSGDKLMEDFYYAGGLPALLKKIEGHLHLGAMTVTGKTLAENIADARCEDDEVIRDPSNPVSTKGALAVLHGNLAPSGAVVKPSAFGAQFFTHCGPALVFDSNAEMHAAMRDPNIDADENTVLVLRNAGPIGAPGMPEWGNLPIPQKLLKRGVRDMVRISDARMSGTHFGACVLHVAPEAAIGGPLALVQNGDMIELDIEARKLHLDVSREELARRKAAWKPRDRIYERGYVRLYQQHVSQADKGCDLDFLEGSAKTPEPVIY, encoded by the coding sequence ATGACGAGACCGATCGAAAGCTTGCGGTCGCAGCGCTGGTTCGCGGCCGATGATTTCCGCGCCTTCGGGCATCGCCAGCGCGCCCAGCAGATGGGGCTCCGCCGCGAGGAATTCATGGGCCGGCCGGTGGTCGCGATCCTCAACACCTGGAGCGACCTGTCGCCCTGCCATGCCCATCTGCGCGAGCGCGGCGAGGCGGTGAAGCGCGGCGTGCTGCAGGCGGGCGGCTTCCCCTTCGAGCTGCCGGCCATGAGCCTCGGCGAGGTGCTGGTGAAGCCGACCACCATGATCTACCGCAATTTCCTGGCCATGGAGGCCGAGGAGCTGTTGCGCTCGCTGCCGGTCGACGGCGCGGTGCTGCTCGGCGGTTGCGACAAGACGACGCCCGGTTTGGTGATGGGCGCGCTCAGCATGGACATCCCGGCGATCTTCGTGCCGGCAGGCCCCATGCTCAACGACCACTATAAGGGCAACCGCGTCGGGGCCGGCACGCATAGCCGCAAATATTGGGACGAGTACCAGGCCGGCAATATCGACAAGGCCGAATGGACCCGCCTCGAGCAGCGCATGACGCGCGCGCCCGGCACCTGCAACACCATGGGCACCGCCTCCACCATGACCAATATCGTGGAGGCGATGGGGCTCTCCTTTCCCGGCGCGGCCGCCATCCCGGCGATGGATTCGGGCAATGCCCGCATGGCCTCGGCCTCCGGCGCCCGCATGGTGGAGATGATCCGCGAGGACCTCAAACCCTCGATCATCGTCACCAAGGCTGCGGTGATGAACGGCGTCGCCGCTTATCTCGCGCTCGGCGGCTCGACCAATGCGGCGATCCATCTGATCGCCATGGCGGGGCGGGCCGGCATCGCGCTGACCCTCGACGAGCTCGACGCCATGGCCCGCAAGGTGCCGGTGCTCGTCAACCTGTTCCCCTCGGGCGACAAGCTGATGGAGGATTTCTACTATGCGGGCGGGCTGCCGGCGCTGTTGAAGAAGATCGAGGGCCATCTGCATCTCGGCGCCATGACGGTGACCGGCAAGACGCTCGCCGAGAATATCGCGGATGCGCGCTGCGAGGATGACGAGGTGATCCGCGATCCCTCGAACCCCGTCTCGACCAAGGGGGCGCTCGCGGTGCTGCACGGCAATCTCGCGCCGAGCGGCGCAGTGGTGAAACCCTCGGCCTTCGGGGCGCAATTCTTCACACATTGCGGGCCCGCGCTCGTCTTCGACAGCAATGCCGAGATGCACGCCGCCATGCGCGACCCAAATATCGATGCCGATGAGAACACCGTGCTGGTGCTGCGCAATGCCGGTCCGATCGGTGCGCCGGGCATGCCCGAATGGGGCAACCTGCCGATCCCGCAGAAGCTCCTGAAACGGGGTGTCCGCGACATGGTGCGCATCTCGGATGCGCGCATGAGCGGCACCCATTTCGGGGCCTGCGTGCTGCATGTGGCGCCCGAAGCCGCGATCGGCGGCCCGTTGGCGCTGGTGCAGAACGGCGACATGATCGAGCTCGATATCGAGGCCCGCAAGCTGCATCTCGACGTCTCGCGGGAGGAGCTGGCGCGCCGCAAGGCCGCCTGGAAGCCGCGCGATCGCATCTATGAGCGCGGCTATGTGCGGCTCTATCAGCAGCATGTCTCGCAGGCCGACAAAGGCTGCGACCTCGATTTTCTCGAGGGCAGCGCCAAGACGCCGGAACCGGTGATCTATTGA
- a CDS encoding Predicted dithiol-disulfide isomerase, DsbA family, translating to MADLREAAPDTIWHWYDLICPFCYVARDRNRLLARGGFTLIELPFEAHPEIPPAGVLAGPRSSPSHAYLEREAAAAGLPLDWPPRLPNSRHALAAAEWVRRHAKQAFPGFQAALFATHFAHGEDIGDAGTLARHAAAEGVDVAALQQALTNGSALANVTRSEHLARRHGVHGTPAWVILGTLVSGLRPRDEFAMLLASRPRREPRELAAEAAHTRLDALLDEALAQSFPASDPTAITVKG from the coding sequence ATGGCTGATCTCCGCGAGGCCGCGCCGGACACGATCTGGCATTGGTACGATCTGATCTGCCCCTTCTGCTATGTCGCTCGGGATCGCAACCGGCTCCTCGCCCGAGGCGGCTTCACGCTGATCGAATTGCCCTTCGAGGCGCATCCCGAGATCCCGCCCGCGGGCGTCCTCGCCGGCCCGCGATCGAGCCCGTCGCATGCATATCTGGAGAGGGAGGCCGCGGCCGCCGGGTTGCCGCTCGACTGGCCGCCGCGCCTGCCCAATTCACGCCACGCGCTGGCGGCGGCCGAATGGGTGCGCCGGCACGCGAAGCAGGCTTTCCCCGGATTTCAAGCGGCGCTGTTTGCGACCCATTTCGCCCATGGCGAGGATATCGGCGATGCGGGGACGCTCGCTCGGCATGCTGCCGCCGAGGGAGTGGATGTCGCCGCGCTGCAGCAGGCGCTCACGAACGGTTCGGCTCTGGCCAATGTGACGCGATCCGAGCATCTCGCCCGGCGGCATGGCGTGCACGGAACGCCGGCCTGGGTCATCCTCGGCACCCTCGTGAGCGGCTTGCGCCCGCGGGACGAGTTCGCGATGCTGCTCGCCTCGCGGCCGCGGCGCGAGCCCCGGGAGCTCGCGGCCGAGGCCGCCCATACGAGATTGGATGCGCTTCTGGACGAGGCCTTGGCACAGAGCTTCCCGGCGAGCGATCCGACGGCCATCACGGTAAAGGGCTGA
- a CDS encoding Heat shock protein. Metallo peptidase. MEROPS family M48B — protein sequence MFQSFGLYTHIRANKIKSVVILCGFVVLILVMTYALNLVAIAFSSSGGYLTGTEIMNLASRNMREDWVYAVAFSLAWFAIAFVLQSTLIDASTGATLPGPAEQRRVFRLLEPLCISVGMPTPKIKVMETDSLNAFASGLNQNDASITVTTGLLAKLNDRELTAVLGHELTHIKNQDVRLIVIAAIFAGILSFVGQMTVRVLLNMGGGRSDDRKGGAGIAIIIAIALAALSWFLAILLKLALSRRREYLADAGSVELTKDPDAMISALKRIEDHAEIDHVPSLVQEAFIENPSTGFSGMFDTHPPIEARIDALVKYAGGNADAVVDDPMRQVRAPAGPAAPIPPAAPSPGPWNPMPQPDQASTAAPGSSPTPGSFIPTPGQPLPWGPRGGPRGKGS from the coding sequence ATGTTCCAGTCCTTCGGGCTCTACACCCATATCCGCGCCAACAAGATCAAGTCGGTCGTGATCTTGTGCGGCTTCGTGGTGCTGATCCTGGTCATGACCTATGCGCTCAACCTGGTGGCGATCGCCTTCTCGTCCTCTGGCGGTTACCTGACGGGAACCGAGATCATGAACCTTGCCTCGCGCAACATGCGCGAGGACTGGGTCTATGCGGTCGCCTTCTCGCTCGCCTGGTTCGCAATCGCCTTCGTGCTGCAGAGCACGCTGATCGACGCCTCGACCGGCGCCACCCTGCCGGGGCCGGCCGAGCAGCGCCGCGTCTTCCGCCTGCTGGAACCGCTCTGCATCAGCGTCGGCATGCCGACGCCGAAGATCAAGGTGATGGAGACCGATTCGCTCAACGCCTTCGCGTCCGGCCTCAACCAGAACGACGCCTCGATCACGGTCACGACCGGGCTGCTCGCCAAGCTCAACGACCGCGAGCTCACTGCCGTGCTCGGCCATGAGCTGACCCATATCAAGAACCAGGATGTGCGCCTCATCGTGATCGCGGCGATCTTCGCCGGCATCCTGTCCTTCGTCGGCCAGATGACGGTGCGCGTGCTGCTCAACATGGGCGGTGGCAGAAGCGATGATCGCAAAGGCGGCGCCGGTATCGCCATCATCATCGCCATCGCGCTCGCCGCCTTGTCGTGGTTCCTGGCGATCCTGCTGAAGCTCGCTCTCTCGCGCCGCCGCGAATATCTCGCCGATGCCGGCTCGGTCGAGCTGACCAAGGATCCCGACGCCATGATCTCGGCGCTGAAGCGCATCGAGGATCACGCCGAGATCGACCACGTGCCCTCGCTGGTGCAGGAAGCCTTCATCGAGAATCCGAGCACCGGCTTCTCCGGCATGTTCGACACGCATCCGCCGATCGAGGCGCGCATCGACGCGCTGGTGAAATATGCCGGCGGCAATGCCGATGCGGTGGTCGACGATCCGATGCGGCAGGTTCGTGCCCCGGCCGGCCCCGCCGCCCCCATTCCACCCGCCGCTCCGAGCCCTGGCCCCTGGAACCCGATGCCGCAACCGGATCAGGCCTCGACGGCCGCTCCGGGATCTTCACCGACGCCCGGAAGCTTCATCCCGACGCCCGGCCAGCCCCTGCCCTGGGGCCCAAGGGGAGGTCCAAGAGGTAAGGGGAGCTGA
- a CDS encoding fructokinase, translated as MRIGVDLGGTKIEVAVLDTAGLEIARQRTPTPHGDYEGSVRAIAELVRAIAAKTGAQGSVGMGIPGAISAKTGLVMTSNATFLVGRALDKDLAAALGRKVRIENDANCFALAEAVDGAARGAHCVFGAILGTGVGAGIVLDHKVFSGNTGIAGEWGHNPLPWPEATEFPGPACYCGRYGCMERYVSGTAFTADHAAKIGRKMKGDEIVAAMRAGDAEARATYQRYAKCLARGLAVIANVLDPNAFVLGGGMSNVDELYQDLPSLMRPHVLSKEFDTPILKPLHGDSAGVRGAAWLWGDGDLDEAAAS; from the coding sequence ATGCGCATCGGCGTCGATTTGGGCGGCACGAAGATCGAAGTCGCGGTCCTGGACACGGCGGGGCTGGAGATCGCCCGTCAACGCACCCCGACGCCGCATGGCGATTATGAGGGCTCCGTGCGGGCGATCGCCGAGCTCGTGCGCGCTATCGCGGCGAAGACCGGGGCGCAGGGCTCCGTCGGCATGGGCATACCTGGCGCCATCTCGGCGAAGACGGGGCTGGTCATGACCTCGAACGCCACCTTCCTGGTGGGGCGGGCCCTCGACAAGGACCTCGCGGCGGCGCTCGGCCGCAAGGTGCGCATCGAGAACGACGCCAATTGCTTCGCGCTCGCCGAGGCGGTCGATGGCGCCGCGCGCGGGGCGCATTGCGTGTTCGGCGCGATTCTCGGCACCGGAGTCGGAGCCGGCATCGTGCTGGATCACAAGGTGTTCTCCGGCAATACCGGGATCGCCGGCGAATGGGGCCACAATCCGCTCCCTTGGCCCGAGGCGACCGAGTTCCCCGGGCCTGCCTGCTATTGCGGCCGGTATGGCTGCATGGAGCGCTATGTATCGGGCACCGCCTTCACGGCCGACCATGCGGCGAAGATCGGCCGCAAAATGAAGGGCGACGAGATCGTGGCGGCGATGCGGGCGGGAGATGCCGAGGCGCGCGCCACCTATCAGCGCTATGCGAAATGCCTGGCGCGCGGCCTCGCCGTGATCGCCAATGTGCTCGACCCCAACGCCTTCGTGCTGGGCGGGGGCATGAGCAATGTCGACGAACTCTATCAGGACCTTCCCTCCCTGATGCGCCCGCATGTGCTGTCGAAGGAATTCGACACCCCGATCCTGAAGCCGCTGCATGGCGATTCGGCGGGCGTGCGGGGCGCTGCCTGGCTATGGGGCGACGGCGACCTCGACGAAGCCGCCGCGTCGTGA
- a CDS encoding LemA protein, whose product MGFGTILLIIIVVVAVLAVLAYNSLVSLRQRCKQAFADIDVQMKQRHDLIPNLVETVKGYAAHEKGTLDEVVKARAAAISAPQGSAQQAQAEQALSGALGRLIAISEAYPDLKANQNFLELQQQLADIEGKIAAARRFYNGAVSEYNAGIQAFPAVLFAKSFGFGPETFFDLGEERAQVAQAPSVKF is encoded by the coding sequence ATGGGCTTTGGGACGATTCTCCTCATCATCATCGTCGTGGTCGCGGTGCTGGCGGTGCTGGCCTATAACAGCCTGGTCAGCCTCAGGCAGCGCTGCAAGCAGGCCTTCGCCGACATCGACGTGCAGATGAAGCAGCGCCACGACCTGATCCCCAACCTGGTCGAGACGGTGAAGGGCTATGCGGCCCATGAGAAGGGCACGCTCGACGAGGTGGTGAAGGCGCGCGCCGCTGCGATCTCCGCCCCTCAGGGCTCGGCGCAGCAGGCCCAGGCCGAGCAGGCCTTGTCCGGCGCGCTCGGCCGCCTGATCGCCATCTCGGAAGCCTATCCCGACCTCAAAGCCAACCAGAACTTCCTCGAATTGCAGCAGCAGCTCGCCGATATCGAGGGCAAGATCGCCGCCGCGCGGCGCTTCTACAACGGTGCGGTCAGCGAGTACAATGCCGGCATCCAGGCCTTCCCGGCCGTGCTGTTCGCGAAGTCCTTCGGCTTCGGGCCGGAAACCTTCTTCGATCTCGGCGAGGAGCGCGCCCAGGTCGCCCAGGCCCCGAGCGTGAAGTTCTAG
- a CDS encoding tRNA-binding protein yields the protein MTEGAATLALSFPEKHARMSSPSAAAPIAYADFEKVDIRVGTIIKAEPFPQARKPAFKLSIDFGPEIGVKKSSAQITVNHKLEELVGRQVLAVVNFPPRQIGPFMSEVLTLGLPDAAGEVMLIGPQRPVPDGGRMY from the coding sequence GTGACAGAAGGCGCCGCGACCCTGGCCCTATCCTTTCCCGAGAAGCACGCACGCATGTCCTCGCCGTCAGCCGCCGCCCCGATCGCCTATGCGGATTTCGAGAAGGTCGACATCAGGGTCGGCACCATCATCAAGGCCGAACCCTTCCCGCAGGCCCGCAAGCCCGCCTTCAAGCTTTCGATCGATTTCGGCCCGGAGATCGGCGTCAAGAAATCCTCGGCGCAGATCACCGTCAACCACAAGCTCGAGGAGCTGGTCGGCCGCCAGGTGCTGGCCGTGGTCAATTTCCCGCCGCGCCAGATCGGCCCCTTCATGTCGGAAGTGCTGACGCTCGGCCTGCCCGATGCGGCAGGCGAGGTCATGTTGATCGGGCCGCAGCGCCCGGTGCCGGACGGCGGACGGATGTACTGA
- a CDS encoding RND family efflux transporter, MFP subunit — MTSRMSARPLRFGLYVAIAALSLSGCNKPAEEVKAKPERPVSIVKAHFASAVAPRSLVGVVKARVESNLGFRVTGKIAQRLVDRGAKVKAGQPLAILDQTDWKLQLQQSQAALAAARSSRDQTVAERDRITQLRLKGWSTSSDLDKANAAADQASGGFVQAERAVTLQQNTLSYATLLADADGIVTATLAEPGQVVASGQAVIALAHAGTPEADVSVPEAMLDRVRGGTASVVLWSRPDKVYPAVLRELTPSADAATRTYPARFSIEKTGKEIDLGMTATVTISDASAAVARLPLGAILDDGQGASVFVVDPQTKALARRQVTVQGYDSQAAIVASGISEGDDVVALGVQKLHAGDVVRLVSQAGF; from the coding sequence ATGACAAGTCGAATGTCCGCGCGTCCATTGCGGTTCGGTCTTTATGTCGCGATCGCGGCTCTCTCGCTTTCCGGCTGCAACAAGCCGGCCGAGGAGGTGAAGGCGAAGCCCGAGCGTCCGGTCTCCATCGTCAAGGCGCATTTCGCGTCGGCCGTCGCGCCCCGGAGCCTCGTCGGCGTGGTGAAGGCGCGCGTCGAGAGCAATCTCGGCTTCCGCGTCACCGGCAAGATCGCCCAGCGGCTCGTCGATCGCGGCGCAAAGGTCAAGGCCGGCCAGCCGCTCGCCATCCTCGACCAGACCGATTGGAAGCTGCAGCTACAGCAGAGCCAGGCCGCCCTGGCGGCGGCGCGTTCGTCGCGCGACCAGACGGTCGCCGAGCGCGACCGGATCACGCAATTGCGGCTCAAGGGCTGGTCGACGAGCTCCGATCTCGACAAGGCGAATGCGGCCGCGGACCAGGCCAGTGGCGGCTTCGTCCAGGCCGAGCGGGCCGTGACCTTACAGCAGAACACGCTGTCCTATGCGACCCTGCTGGCGGACGCCGACGGGATCGTCACGGCGACCCTCGCCGAGCCCGGCCAGGTCGTGGCTTCGGGCCAGGCCGTGATCGCGCTCGCTCATGCGGGGACGCCGGAGGCGGATGTCTCGGTGCCCGAGGCCATGCTCGACCGGGTGCGCGGCGGCACCGCGAGCGTTGTGCTGTGGTCGCGTCCCGACAAGGTCTATCCGGCGGTGCTGCGCGAGCTCACCCCATCGGCTGATGCCGCGACCCGTACCTATCCGGCCAGGTTCTCGATCGAGAAGACCGGCAAGGAGATCGATCTCGGCATGACGGCAACCGTCACCATCTCGGATGCCTCGGCGGCGGTGGCCCGGCTGCCACTCGGCGCTATCCTCGATGACGGTCAAGGCGCTTCGGTCTTCGTCGTCGACCCCCAGACCAAGGCGCTCGCCCGTCGCCAGGTGACCGTGCAGGGCTATGATTCGCAAGCCGCCATCGTCGCTTCGGGCATCTCCGAAGGCGACGACGTCGTCGCGCTCGGCGTGCAGAAGCTGCATGCGGGCGACGTCGTGCGCCTCGTCAGCCAGGCAGGATTCTAG
- a CDS encoding transcriptional regulator, TetR family, with the protein MKIITIQNKSQDRALSIKRRYEPDEARERILDAAEALFRRIGYSKTTVADIAGALSMSGANIYRFFPSKGAINDALCRRMLAELHLLAESVVARPGPAAQRLEELIVAVHRHNKARFTHEETVHEMVAVAMQENWEAIDEHIHFMEALFARLIQEGVEAGEFAPCDAPIIADLVGLGCCGAFHPAMIADCAGEDSEQKVRGLARLLVRGLRLADSNVVSLTDPGSSS; encoded by the coding sequence ATGAAAATTATCACTATTCAGAACAAAAGCCAGGACAGAGCCTTGAGCATCAAGCGCCGCTACGAGCCGGACGAAGCCCGCGAACGCATCCTGGACGCGGCCGAGGCGCTGTTTCGCCGCATCGGCTATTCCAAGACGACGGTTGCCGACATCGCCGGTGCGCTGTCGATGTCCGGGGCCAATATCTACCGCTTCTTTCCCTCCAAGGGCGCGATCAACGACGCGCTGTGCCGGCGCATGCTGGCCGAGCTGCATCTGCTGGCCGAGAGCGTCGTCGCCCGGCCGGGCCCGGCCGCGCAGCGCCTCGAAGAGCTGATCGTCGCGGTGCATCGCCACAACAAGGCGCGTTTCACCCATGAGGAAACCGTCCACGAGATGGTCGCGGTGGCGATGCAGGAGAATTGGGAAGCGATCGACGAGCACATCCACTTCATGGAGGCGCTGTTCGCTCGGCTGATCCAGGAAGGCGTCGAGGCGGGCGAGTTCGCGCCTTGCGATGCCCCCATCATCGCCGATCTCGTCGGCCTCGGCTGCTGCGGTGCTTTCCACCCCGCCATGATCGCCGATTGCGCAGGCGAGGATTCCGAACAGAAGGTGCGCGGCCTCGCGCGGCTCCTGGTGCGCGGGCTGCGGCTCGCCGATTCCAATGTGGTGTCGCTGACCGATCCAGGGAGCAGCTCATGA